The nucleotide window CCAGCATGGCCGCTTCCGTGCGCGATTCCACGCCCAGCTTGTCGAAAATGTTGCGCAGATGTACTTTGACCGTGTTGACGCTGATGAACAGCTCCCGGGCAATCTGCTGGTTGCTGGCCCCTTTGGCCACCAGCGTCAGCAGTTCCAGCTCCCGTTCGCTCAGCGGCGATGGCGAACTGCGCTCTTCCATACCATCCCTGCTTGTTCTGCGGTGTACCTGCCCTGCATTATCGCACGGCGGGGGCAGTGGGGCAAATTGCGCCGTGCCGGGCCGTACGCCGCCGGCGGATTTGACCCGCTCCCTTCCATCATCTACAATACGCAGGACGGCCGGCCCGGATACGGCCCGCCGGCGAAACGCTGTCTGGGCACGGAGAACCCTGGCATGACGCGATACATGCACCGCTATGGTCACATTCTGCTTCTGGTGCTGGTACTGCTGACCGCCGCCGGCTTTCGCTTCTACGAACTGCAGTGGGACCGCGAGATGGATGCCTTCCCCCATCCCGACGAGCGTCATCTCGCCAATACCATGTCCCATGTGTCCCTCTCCTGGCCGCCGGACTGGCGCAACCTGCTGGACCCGGATCACAGCTCCCTGAACCCGCGGCGCATTAACCCCGAGGACCCCGCCGGCGGCCATTACGACCTGGCCTACGGCACCCTGCCGGTCTACCTCTACCGCTTCCTGACCGTGATATTCCCCGGCCGGCAGGGGGAGTACCGCCAGTTCTTCGTGGTGGGCAGGATTACTACCGCCCTGCTCTCCCTGCTCACGGTCCTGCTGGTCTATCTGTTGGGGCGCACCTTCTGGGGCCGGCGCGAGGGCCTGCTCGGCGCGGCCCTGCTGGCGCTCAGCGTGACCCATATCCAGCTCTCGCATTTTATGACGGTGGACATCGCCCTGACGG belongs to Anaerolineae bacterium and includes:
- a CDS encoding glycosyltransferase family 39 protein, with the protein product MYLPCIIARRGQWGKLRRAGPYAAGGFDPLPSIIYNTQDGRPGYGPPAKRCLGTENPGMTRYMHRYGHILLLVLVLLTAAGFRFYELQWDREMDAFPHPDERHLANTMSHVSLSWPPDWRNLLDPDHSSLNPRRINPEDPAGGHYDLAYGTLPVYLYRFLTVIFPGRQGEYRQFFVVGRITTALLSLLTVLLVYLLGRTFWGRREGLLGAALLALSVTHIQLSHFMTVDIALTAFGTAAVYAGARLVARGGWWRALLMGLMVGCAAACKVSGFTYGAVILAAGLLVLLRPGDERLSRRLGRTLGYMALAGLGVVLAFGTFEFYALLDPATYLEAIGRQAEMVRGEVDWPYTRQYVNTAPYVYHLNNLLRWGLGWALGIAGLAGVLAALVHLVWA